In the genome of Eggerthella sp. YY7918, one region contains:
- a CDS encoding class I adenylate-forming enzyme family protein, with protein sequence MFQVDYFLTRNATCYPGKLAIASANGSLTWKELDEQTTWLAQALQGEGVKKGTRAAVLWHNSIEWALIWYACQRIGAVPMPLNTRLLPGEIAHQMRLADCTVLFCAARFIAMAQNIAAEYTFDLLVLEQKTGGSADLIEGAISWDELLSRGSLELPLVDIEEDDGAVILFTSGTTGEPKGVLRTQRMVRDHALVLAMGDAGSSDEIMLTASPLYHTAGLLCMLKMAALGGTLVLAERLDPPVVLALIEQYRATQVMLVPPVVYGRLAAYERWRDFDLSSVRQVLMSAGRCDLGYARIAFMLFPEARLRFSWGSTEACSLTGVALSQDEIEDDPELVCTVGFVNSLVEIRLVDEKGADVPRGSVGEAIVRSPMVFKGYLGGSSDDAFIDGCWHRTGDMLKQDERGLYFLVDRKKDIIKTGGENVYALEVERVLLQHPAIEDCAVVGVRDERFEEGIAAAIKLAPHASLEAGELRTFFEGRLPGFKKPRYWAIVDELPTNSVGKVQKGTLRAQGRSLFSPL encoded by the coding sequence ATCCCGGCAAGCTCGCGATAGCAAGTGCAAACGGTTCATTAACTTGGAAGGAACTTGACGAACAGACGACCTGGCTTGCCCAAGCCCTGCAAGGGGAGGGCGTTAAGAAAGGTACCAGGGCGGCAGTACTGTGGCACAATTCCATTGAATGGGCGCTCATCTGGTACGCCTGTCAAAGGATTGGGGCGGTGCCCATGCCTCTGAACACGCGACTCCTCCCCGGAGAGATCGCGCATCAGATGCGGCTCGCCGATTGTACGGTGTTGTTCTGCGCCGCGCGGTTTATTGCGATGGCGCAGAACATCGCTGCCGAGTACACGTTCGATCTGCTTGTGTTGGAGCAAAAGACAGGCGGCAGCGCCGATTTGATTGAGGGCGCAATTTCGTGGGATGAGCTTTTGTCCCGCGGGTCGCTTGAGCTGCCTTTGGTTGATATTGAAGAGGACGACGGCGCCGTCATCCTCTTCACCAGCGGAACAACAGGTGAGCCAAAAGGTGTTCTTCGAACGCAGCGTATGGTTCGGGATCATGCGCTTGTTTTGGCGATGGGTGATGCGGGATCAAGCGATGAAATTATGCTGACCGCATCTCCCTTGTACCACACCGCAGGTTTGCTCTGTATGCTGAAAATGGCGGCGCTCGGCGGGACGCTTGTGCTCGCCGAGCGTCTTGATCCACCCGTCGTGCTTGCGCTTATCGAACAATATCGTGCTACCCAAGTGATGCTGGTACCGCCCGTCGTCTATGGACGGCTTGCTGCGTATGAGCGGTGGCGCGACTTCGATTTGTCGAGCGTACGCCAAGTGCTCATGTCGGCAGGGCGTTGCGATCTCGGTTATGCGCGCATCGCTTTCATGCTGTTCCCCGAAGCTCGGTTACGGTTTTCGTGGGGATCGACAGAGGCGTGCTCTCTCACCGGCGTCGCCCTTTCTCAGGATGAGATCGAAGACGATCCTGAGCTGGTATGTACGGTGGGTTTCGTCAATAGCTTGGTGGAAATTCGTCTGGTTGACGAGAAGGGTGCCGACGTGCCCAGAGGCAGTGTCGGAGAAGCTATCGTGCGCTCGCCCATGGTGTTCAAGGGGTATCTGGGTGGATCGTCCGATGACGCCTTTATTGATGGATGTTGGCACCGTACAGGCGATATGCTCAAACAGGATGAACGGGGTCTGTATTTCCTTGTCGATCGCAAGAAGGACATCATCAAGACCGGTGGCGAGAACGTCTATGCGCTTGAGGTGGAGCGCGTGCTTTTGCAGCATCCGGCAATTGAAGACTGCGCGGTTGTCGGCGTGCGCGACGAGCGGTTCGAAGAGGGGATTGCCGCAGCCATCAAGCTTGCGCCCCATGCTTCTCTTGAAGCAGGCGAACTGAGGACCTTCTTTGAGGGGCGTCTGCCGGGATTTAAGAAACCACGCTATTGGGCCATTGTCGATGAGCTGCCTACTAATAGTGTGGGAAAAGTCCAAAAGGGTACACTGCGCGCGCAAGGCAGATCTTTGTTCTCGCCGCTTTAA
- the rpoN gene encoding RNA polymerase factor sigma-54, producing MKQTQRITQNLGLAQRQIQAMNLLAMSTIELGTYLEEVALENPVIEVIQPDIEMSMPQGRGLFLPGVQGDVLQDDWLDNKLIDGDAVDKEAYLLGQVDLGRLTRDEARAIRYLIGMLDENGYLLQSVEQAARSLDIDRVVVAAMLRLLQSLEPHGIGARTVRESLSLQLAALPSDKEVEIALSIVRDHLPLLAKNRIPDLKRAYPKVPHQDLLKALELIRSLDPRPGSLFAVDRTQYVLADVIVEDTPEGFEVKLGPAGGYDIRLDGVYRTLAKDASNSDTTTWIEAKYRQAYWLRSCLKQRRELMLAIVQQLVQRQKAFFSFGPRHLAEATMSQVAEDLSLSVSTVSRAAKGTYVQCRWGVFPMRSLFSHSSITRSAASGDPRVLLREIIAAECQEKPLSDQKIVEEFAKRGVELSRRTVARYRQELGIPPASQRRYR from the coding sequence ATGAAACAAACGCAGCGTATCACCCAGAACCTGGGTTTGGCACAGCGCCAGATCCAGGCAATGAATCTGCTGGCAATGTCGACAATTGAATTGGGTACCTACCTTGAGGAAGTGGCTCTTGAAAACCCCGTCATCGAAGTTATTCAACCGGATATTGAAATGAGTATGCCTCAGGGGCGTGGGCTGTTTTTGCCGGGCGTTCAGGGGGATGTTCTGCAGGACGACTGGTTGGACAATAAGCTGATTGACGGAGATGCCGTGGACAAGGAGGCGTACCTTCTTGGACAAGTTGATCTTGGGCGGCTGACGCGCGATGAGGCCCGTGCGATACGCTACCTTATCGGGATGCTTGACGAGAATGGGTATCTTCTGCAATCCGTAGAACAAGCTGCGCGCTCGCTTGATATTGACCGGGTTGTGGTAGCGGCCATGCTGCGTCTCCTTCAGTCGCTTGAGCCGCACGGTATCGGCGCCCGAACGGTGCGCGAAAGCTTGTCGTTGCAATTGGCAGCGCTTCCCTCCGATAAAGAAGTGGAGATAGCCCTTTCGATCGTTCGCGATCACTTGCCTCTGCTTGCGAAAAATCGTATTCCCGATTTAAAAAGAGCCTATCCAAAGGTACCTCATCAGGACCTTCTTAAGGCTCTCGAGCTTATCCGCAGTCTTGATCCGCGACCGGGCTCCCTCTTTGCCGTTGATCGCACTCAGTATGTGCTTGCCGATGTTATTGTGGAGGATACTCCCGAAGGATTTGAGGTGAAACTTGGACCTGCCGGCGGCTATGACATACGCCTTGACGGTGTGTACCGCACGCTGGCCAAAGATGCGTCAAATTCGGATACGACAACATGGATTGAAGCCAAATACCGGCAAGCGTATTGGTTGCGTTCGTGCTTGAAACAGCGTCGGGAGCTTATGCTTGCCATCGTGCAGCAACTGGTACAGCGGCAGAAGGCGTTTTTCTCGTTTGGTCCACGCCACCTTGCCGAAGCGACTATGAGCCAAGTTGCTGAAGATTTATCGCTCAGCGTTTCTACCGTAAGCCGTGCGGCTAAAGGCACCTATGTGCAGTGTCGCTGGGGTGTGTTTCCGATGCGGTCGCTGTTCTCCCATTCCTCCATTACGCGATCTGCCGCCAGCGGGGATCCCCGTGTGTTGCTGCGTGAAATTATTGCAGCCGAATGCCAAGAGAAACCCTTGAGCGATCAAAAAATTGTCGAAGAGTTCGCAAAGCGCGGTGTCGAGTTGTCTCGTAGAACGGTCGCTCGCTATCGCCAAGAACTCGGCATTCCCCCCGCCTCCCAACGCCGCTATCGCTAG
- a CDS encoding type II toxin-antitoxin system PemK/MazF family toxin: MLSIFEHGDVVYLNFDPSHRHEPAGWHYAVVISPFRVNNMTALTLVAPITSSDNGFPLHVRIADGNPIAGFVQVEGLRSLDLGWHESHGVLRHIGALDDDTMERVMGMIAIYTGLDQT; this comes from the coding sequence ATGTTGAGCATCTTTGAACACGGTGATGTCGTCTACCTGAACTTTGACCCCTCCCACCGCCATGAGCCGGCAGGATGGCACTATGCAGTGGTTATCAGCCCCTTTCGCGTCAACAACATGACAGCGCTTACTCTCGTTGCGCCCATCACCTCCAGCGACAATGGGTTTCCTCTGCACGTACGCATCGCAGACGGCAATCCCATTGCTGGTTTCGTACAGGTGGAGGGGCTACGCTCGCTTGATCTCGGGTGGCACGAGTCGCATGGAGTTTTGCGTCACATTGGAGCGCTGGACGACGACACCATGGAACGCGTCATGGGTATGATCGCGATCTATACAGGACTTGACCAAACCTGA